In Meleagris gallopavo isolate NT-WF06-2002-E0010 breed Aviagen turkey brand Nicholas breeding stock chromosome 5, Turkey_5.1, whole genome shotgun sequence, a single window of DNA contains:
- the NFKBIA gene encoding NF-kappa-B inhibitor alpha, which translates to MRAASAAKQHANNSSHDTARLFQPVAKRHGGAWGNSYFATGPAALTHPVTDPGIQWGASFFSWCSFLHLAIIHEEKALSLEVIRQAGGDGAFLNFQNNLSQTPLHLAVITDQPEIAEHLLKAGCDLDVRDFRGNTPLHIACQQGSLRSVSVLTQHCQPHHLLTVLQATNYNGHTCLHLASIQGYLAVVEYLLSLGADVNAQEPCNGRTALHLAVDLQNSDLVSLLVKHGADVNKVTYQGYSPYQLTWGRDNSSIQEQLKLLTTADLQILPESEDEESSESEPEFTEDELMYDDCCIGGRQLTF; encoded by the exons ATGAgggctgcttctgctgccaAGCAGCATGCTAACAACAGCTCACATGACACAGCCAGGCTCTTCCAGCCAGTGGCCAAACGCCACGGAGGTGCCTGGGGGAACTCCTACTTTGCCACAGGACCTGCTGCCCTGACACATCCTGTCACAGACCCAGGCATACAGTGG ggtgcttcctttttttcttggtgcAGTTTCCTCCACTTGGCGATCATTCACGAGGAAAAGGCCCTGAGCCTGGAGGTGATCCGGCAGGCCGGTGGGGACGGCGCCTTCCTGAATTTCCAGAACAACCTCAGCCAG ACTCCACTCCACCTGGCGGTGATCACAGACCAACCTGAAATCGCCGAGCACCTGCTGAAGGCTGGCTGTGACCTGGATGTCAGAGACTTCCGCGGGAACACCCCGCTCCACATTGCCTGCCAGCAAGGCTCGCTCCGCAGCGTCAGCGTCCTCAcgcagcactgccagccccaCCACCTCCTCACTGTCCTGCAGGCCACCAACTACAATG GACATACATGTCTCCATTTGGCATCTATTCAAGGATACCTGGCTGTTGTTGAATACCTGCTGTCCTTAGGAGCAGATGTAAATGCTCAG GAGCCATGCAATGGGAGAACAGCACTACACTTAGCTGTAGACCTGCAGAACTCAGACCTGGTGTCACTTCTGGTGAAACACGGGGCAGATGTGAACAAAGTGACCTACCAGGGCTACTCCCCATATCAGCTCACATGGGGACGAGACAACTCCAGCATACAAGAGCAGCTGAAGCTACTGACCACAGCTGACCTGCAGATACTGCCTGAAAGTGAGGACGAGGAGAGCAGTGAATCAGAGCCAGAATTCACAGAGGATGAA cttaTGTATGATGACTGCTGTATTGGAGGAAGACAACTGACATTTTAA